In Halobacteria archaeon AArc-dxtr1, the sequence CAAGAGGACGACCAGCACCACGACGATCACCTGGTAGGTCTCGACCTGCCGGAGCGAGTCGATACTGCCGCTGAGATCGAGTTGGAAGAGTCGGACGATATCTGCAATGAAGACGGCGTTGACGACCGCAACGGCGAGCACCAGATAGTACGCAAACCGAAGCTGCGTCGCCGCCATGCTCAGTAGGAACAGCGACCAGACGATGATGAGCGTGTACTCCGCGCGGTACTCACGACCCAGGAACGGGCGGGCGATCAGGAAGGCGAGTCCGGCGAGCATCGTGTAAAATGCCGCTCCGAACTCGTCGAAGACGTGCGACGTGAAGTCGGCGGGAGCCCGGGCTTCCTGGATCGTCACGTCAGTCGTCTCGGGGCCGAACGGAATCAGCCGTCGAGCCAGGTTATCGTAGATCGTACTGAAGAAGTCCGGGAGGACGAGCGCCATCACGCCGAATGCGAGGAGGATGAGTCCGCCGATCGCCAGCGGATAATACATCGGCTCGATATCGCGGTCGTCCCACGTCCGCGCGAGCCACGCCATGAAGACACAGCCGACGGCGATCGTTGCCGCGACAAATGGCTGGAGGTAGCCGAAGCTCGTGACGCTCGTTCCCGGCTCCTCGACCAGCAGGAGCGTAAGGAGGGCGGTCAGACCCAGACTGACGGCGCCGACGAACGCGACGTGATCTGGCGATCGGCCGCGAACGTAGTCGAGACAGAGGTGGACAGCGAAGAAGACACCGAAGATCCCGATGAGGACGATGCCCGGCGGCCACACCCAGATGTACAGCGTCAGTGCGACACCGGCGAGTGCGCTGTACAGCGCCGGGCGCCTGAGAGCGTCGGCGTCTCGGTCGTCGACGAGTTCCCAGATGGGGCGATCCTGCTCGGCGACGCGGAGGGCGACCATCATCGCGAGGACGGCAATCGCCATGAACAGCACCTCTGCGACGTGGTGCTGGAGTTGCCCTGCAGTCGTCCGACTGAGGAAGGTTCCCGGGGCGAGTGCGAGGATGAGGACGGAGACGATGCCGCCGAACGTTCCGCCGAGGCGGCGTCCGATGTAAAACACCGGAATCGCGACCAGGGCGGCCATGATGGGGACCACAACGAGGGAGACCGTAAACAGCGTCTCGCCGGAGGGGTCGCCGAGGCCGACGATCATCGCGACCGTGACGATGATCTGGTCGAAGAGGGTCCCGAACTGGCCCACGTACCGGCCGGTCGGAAAGCTCGTCCATATCTCGTAGGGCATCGTCCACGGATAGTTTTCGGCAGTCCACTCGACGGTTCGCCAGTGATAGTACGAGTCGACGGCCTGCAGCTGGGGGGTCCCGTCGTTGTACGAGAAGTTCTCGAGGGGACGGAGCCGAATCCAGGCCATAAGGACCATCAGGGCGCCGAGAACGGGCAGGTGGTACCACCGTTGCCAGCTCTCGAGGAGGGAGGTGTCGGTTTCGGTCCCGACACGCTCGGTGTCTGCGCTCATTACCGTGGAACAGATGCAAGCGGCGAATAAGCTTTATCATCTACTCGTGGGCGACTGACATCACGGGCTGACTGACAACCGTCGGGTGAAGGTGAACGTTTTGGAAGCCCACGAACGCTCCGCGGTGTCAGAAGTGCCAAAACGAAAAGGCTTATTCGGTGATCGGCGCAATCGATCCTCGATGAAGGTCTCCGTCGTCATCTGTACGTACGCGATGGAGCGCTACGACGTCTTTTCTGCGTGCGTCGAGAGCGTCCTCGCACAGACGTACGCGCCGCTCGAAGTCGTGATCGTCGTCGACGGTAACGACGCCGTCTTCGATCGCGTCGAAACGGACTTCGGGGGCCGAGATGGCGTCGTGATCCACTGCAACGAAAAAAACGAAGGGATCTCCTACAGCCGAACGCGAGGCGCCGAGCTGGCAACCGGCGAGGTCGTCGCCTTTATTGACGACGACGCAGTCGCCGAGGACGACTGGATCGCAGAACTCGTACGGGTGTACAAGGAGACCGACGCGATCGCCGTCGGCGGCCACGTGGCACCCGACTGGGTCACCGAAAAGCCCGCCTTCTTTCCCGCGGAGTTCTACTGGCTCGTCGGCTGTGACGAACGCGGCTTTGGCGAGCACATGGAGGAGCTTCGGAATACGTACGGCTCGAACATCTCCTACCGCCGCGAGGTCTTCTTGAGTGTTGGGGGGTACGACGAAAACACGGGCCGAAAGGGAGACCGACACATCCAGGCCCACGAGGCGCCCGTCTGCATCCGGATGGCAAACCGGTACGGAAAGGGCGTCGTCTACACGAAGAAGGCGGTCGTCCACCACAAGCTATTCGACTACCGCGGGGAGTTTCGGTGGCTCGTCTTCCGATCGTTCTGGCAGGGGTACTCGAAGCGGATTATGGACGTCCTACTGCCGGAGGCCGCGGGCGATAAGAGCGCGTATTTGACGGACCTCATGCTGCGATACGTCCCGTCGCGACTCAAAGGATTGGTTCGACGGCCGTCGGTCGCGGGAGTAGCCCAGCTCGTTGCAATTTTCGTGTTTACCGCTGCTGTTGGGTTCGGGTACCTGTACGGATTGGCGAGTGTTCGGGGGTCGGAGTTAGACACAGAGTAGCGAGTAACGAAGGCCCGAGAGTTACTCGGCTACGAGCCGAGCGTCTCGATCAGAGAGGGGCCCGCAAGTTCGTGAAGTGGTACCGGAAAAACGAGGACTGGGACGATCCGCTGGTGCGTCAGTCCTGATTCCGGTCGGTTCGCACGTTTTGGGTCGCTCGCTCCCGATCGGCAGGCGTATTGACATTCACACGCCAGCCGTCGAGGGAGACGGTGGCGATCGTGCTGCCAGCGTGTCGGAGATTTGTGAGCGCGTCGGCAAGTTCGTACTCGCCCGTGTTTGCCGGGGTGCTCGCCCGGCAGTAGTCGAAGATCGTCTCGGGGAGGGCGTAGACACCCGTCGTGACCCGCGTCGTCGGCGGATCAGCGGGTTTTTCGGTGATGTCGATGACGGTGCCGTCCGCCGACGTGGTCACGACGCCGGTCGTACGAGCCACGTCGCGAGTAGTGTGTTCGGTCAAGAGGGTGGCGTCGACGTCGGGCTTGGACTGGGTGTCGAGCACCGGCGCGAGTGAGCCGGCGAAGACGTTGTCGCCGTTGTAGACGAGGAAGTCGCCGTCGACGGCGGGTTCGGCCTGCAAGATGGCGTGGGCGAGTCCCTTTCGGTCTACCTGGCGGACGTAGGTGAGTGGAGTTCCCTCGTAGCTGTCACCGTAGTAGTCGACGATCTGGGCACCCTCGTAGCCGATGACGACGATGATCTCGTCGACGCCGGCCGTACGAAGCCGGTCGAAGCAGTGGGTGAGGATGGGGCGGCCCGCAACCTCGACGAGCCCCTTCGGCTGGGAGTCCGTCAGCGGGCGGAGCCGAGTTCCTTCGCCAGCGGCGGGGACGACGGCCTGCATAGTGTCGTGTACTATCAGTGGAGTCATCAAGGTGTCCTGATCGAATCCAGATCATCTCGAGGGTCGTTTCCGGTCGGATGTCCCTCGCAGCGAGAACGAGTCTTATGCATCGAGCCGGGGAACTCCACGCTCGCTTTCGGAGGAGTCTCCAGTGAGATACTCGCGATAGTAGCCAAGCCCGCGAATACCAGTGAGGAATTTTGAGAGGGCACCGAATGCGAGGCGGTCTCTCGGGGGGAGCTCATTGTCAGGTGACTTGAGACCTGACGGCCGAGGCGGGATTCCCGGCGTTCCGTAACGGTCGGGGTGGTACCGCTGGAGTTGACAGAGGCCGCGGCCGACACGTAGGTCCTTTTTGACGAGTTCTCGAACGGTGTCTCTAGTGGGGTGATACATCGTGACATCCTCCGCGAAGTGCAAATCGTATCCTGCCTCGTAGACACGGTTTCCGAACTCCTTATCCCCGCCAGAGATCAGGCGGTGGTCGAAGAGTCCGACGTCTTCGAAGACGTTGCGGCGGACGAAGAGACAGCACGTGGGGGCGAACTGCTGGCGTTCGAGATACTGTTGGACGGGAAAGCCCGTATGATGGTCGTATCGGGCCGCGAGAGAGAGGTCGTCGGGGGGCGTAAGTTCGACGTTGCAGCCCATATAGTCGGCGTCGGCAGAGTGAAATTTTTCAAGAGCAGACTCGAGCCAGTCGTCGGGGACGGTCATGTTAGCGTCGACGAAGGCGAGGATTTCGCTGTCGGTGTTGCGGATGCCCGTGTTGCGGGCGGCGTAAGAGGACTGGATGGTCGGTTCGGAGAGATGGGAAATCCGGTCGATCGTGTACCCATCGATTACGGCCGGTGTTTCGTCGGTAGAGCCGTTGTCCACGACGTACAGGTGAGCCCCGGCGTCGGTGAGTTGTGGCCGGAGAGACTCGATCGTGGTTCGGACGCCCGCCGGATCATTGTAGACGGGAACAATGATAGCAGGCATCGTCAGCGCCTCCGTCGGATTGCAACGGTTTCACGGAGCGAGCTCACCGTCTGGGTCAGTTTCAGACCGTACTCAAGGGTGTAAAATGCCAGCAGGTCAATCACGGTAAAGGATGAGGTCGAATATCGACGACGGAGTCGCCACGGACTCGGCGGGAGGTAGTTGATCGGATGCAACGGGTGTGAGTGTGTGTCGATCGAGGGATGATAGTGGCGCACCTGTGTCCGCCCACGGCCGATTCGGCGCGCTTTCGAGAACAGTTCCTCAAAGGAAGCACGAGCCGGATGGTAGGCTGTGATCTCGTCCGCATACCCCTGCGTGAAGTCGGCCCGATTAACGCGCTGTCCGAACTCCTTGTCACCCCCGGACTCAAGTCGGTGATCGAAGCGACCGACTGTTTCGAAGACATCGCGCCGGACCGCGAGCGCGCAGGTCGGTGCGAAGTGTTTGCGTTCGAGGTACGTCTCTACGGGAAACGAAAGGGCCCGTTCGTAGCGTTCGGGGATCGTCGGCTCGTCACTTACGACCACGTCGACGGCGCAGCCGAGGTAGTCACAGTCGTGGGACTCGAGGGCAGTGACCATCTCCTCGACCCACGTCTCTTCGACCCACATATCCGCGTCGAGAAAGAGAAAGACGTCACCCGATGCGCGTTCGATCCCCGCATTGCGAGCCGCATACGAACTCTGGACGGTCGTCTCCGCAGCAGGAACGACGAGGTCGAAAAAGCGCTCGCCAAACGTCTGGATAACTTGCGGAGTCGAGTCTGTAGAGCCGTTGTCAACAGCGATGATTTCGTAGGACGACGACGTTTGGTCGCTCAAAGAGCGAAGTGTCACCCGGAGTCCATCCGCATCGTTGTAGACTGGGATGATCACCGAAGCTTCCAAATCGGCGGTCTGCTCGCTTCGATCGCTGCTCGTCACACCAGCAACAATTGCACAACACAGTGTATAACTTCTGATTGATCGGAAGCAAAACAACCACTAAAACCACTCACAGCACGGGTCAGAGGCTGGCCACGCGACAGCCCAATAATCAGTAGATGCCTACGCCGCTGAATGAAGGTCAGCTAGATCCGGGTGAGACAACTGTGTTTTGGCTTCCTCAGGGAGGTCGGCGGAATTGTCGGCCCGGCTAATAGTCTCCCGGACGCGTTGCCAGTGCTCGTGTCGGACCGCAATCCGAACCGGAACTGAGTCGAGGCCGAGAAGTTTCGCGAGCGTGAGACGGTGTTTGCCGGCATTACAGATCAGCCGGCCATCCCGCCCGATCAACACCTCAATCTCACCAAGCGCCGTTGGGACCCGTGCAGCGAAATCCTGGCTTGCTCGAAGCTCTCGTTGGGATCGGTAACCGTCGTCTCTAATATGTTGGGCTACGTCGTCCCAGTAGGCAAGGTACGACTCGTACGCTTCGACAGTCTGTTCGGGGCCATCCAGTTCTGGAACCGACTCACCTCGTTTCAGTTGTTCGATCCGGTTCCGGTAGCAATCAGTCTCGTCCCAGGGGACGCCATCGAGAAAATGCTGCTCGAACATATCGTAGACCGCGTTCTGTTCGAAGGGATACGCCCGAGTGTCCCAATCACCCGCGACGATGCCAAACCGAGGGACTCAAGCGCCAAATTTCGATTGCGAGATCATATATTCGATCTGTTCGGGTGGAACGCGAACGGTTTTGTACGAGCGTCCGACGGCTCGATATCCACGGAGACGCCAGCGAAGATAATCATAACATTCGACTGCCGAGACGAGGCCCGAGTACGTGAGGGCCCAGACACGGGTCTTGAATCCCGCTTTCCCCCCAGCAGGGGCAGTACGAGCGCCAGCCCGAATCCACGGAGGAATTCGCATAGACGCTAGGTATTAGACACGATACCTAAGTGTACCGTGAACAGCTACTGTGCAACACTAGGGTCTGGCTAGTCCCAGCAGCGTTCTGTGCCCGCTCACAAGATATATATCACACCGTAGAAAATTACTCGGGATATGCAAGCAGTCGTTCTAGCCGCGGGCAAGGGCACCCGCCTCGAACCCCTCACCGACGACAAGCCCAAAGCCCTCGTCGAAATCGACGACAAACCCCTCATCGAGGACGTCTTCGACCAGTTGCTCGCGATCGGTACCACAGAACTGGTCGTCGTCGTCGGCCACATGAAAGAACAGATCATCGAACGCTACGGCGACGCCTACGAGGGCGTCCCGATCACGTACGCCCACCAGCGCGAGCAGTTGGGCCTCGCTCACGCCATTTTGCAGGCCGAGCCCCACGTCGACGACGACTTCGTCCTCATGCTCGGGGACAACGTCTTCCGAGCGAACTTAGGCGACGTGATCAACCGCCAGGCCGAAGAGCGCGCCGACGCCGCCTTCCTCGTCGAAGAAGTCCCCTGGGAGGAAGCCTCTCGCTACGGCGTCCTCGATACGAACGAGTACGGCGAGATCGTCGAAGTGATGGAAAAACCCGACGACCCGCCCTCGAATCTCGTCATGACCGGCTTTTACACCTTTACGCCCGCGATCTTCCACGCCTGCCACCTCGTCCAGCCCTCCGATCGCGGCGAGTACGAACTGCCCGACGCGATCGACCTCCTCATCCAGTCTGGCCGGACCATCGACGCGATCCGGATGGACGGCTGGCGCGTCGACGTCGGCTATCCCGAGGACCGAGATCGAGCCGAGAAGCGGATTTCGAACGTGGCGACGCCGAGATAGGCCGGTTCTGTACGGTCAATTCTTCACGGTCGGTTCTCGGCTCCGACAGCGAGCACAGCCTCGTATCACGATTCCCGACGCGCCGGCCCGAACGCGTCGACGAACGCCTTTTCCACGGAGTTGGTCGACACAAATAAACTGGCTCATACTAATGCAGCCCAGGTCCGTTGGAGCTGGTACCTTTCCCCCATGGTCTCACCAGGCAACCTCCGGGCGGTTCGCGAACTTCAGGACGGTCCAGACGACGCGTTCACCCCATCAGTCGACGAAAATGGGGTCGTCACCTACCCATCCGTCGAGCGACACCTTACAGAGCAAGACGATGAGGCCGTCGAGGTTCTCGACGTGATGGCTGATCGTGGGCTGCTCGATGCGGAGTTCACCCAGAAGGTGTACGTCTGTCCGAACTGTGCCGTCGAGGGGATGCAGTACAGCACTGGCTGCCCCGACTGCGGATCGATTCACTCGACTCAGGAGTCGGTGTGCGTTCACCGCCACTGTGACGAATCGCTTGGCCCCGCCAAGCAGGCCGAGCACCCGGCAGAGACTGAGTCGACATCCCAAGACGACCGCGGGGACTCGACTACCGAGAGTCACGACGATCAGCAGACGGAGCTGTACTGTTCGACGTGTGAGGAGACGGTTTCTCCGGACGAGACCGACACCGATCGTCGATACCTGTGTCACGACTGCGACGCGTGGTTCGAGACGCCGACGGACAGGCTCTGGTGCCGAGAGTGTCTGTACGTCTATTCGCCGGGCGACACGCACGAGGCGGTGCTCTACCGATACCCACTAACTGAGGCCGGGAATCGGTGGCTCACTGAACAGCTCGACGGTCGCCACTCGCTTGCAGCGACGCTCGAGGATCGAGGCTACGAGACACAGATCGAGGCGACTGTCTCGACGGCAGAGGGAACACGGTTGATCCACTTGCTGGCAGAAGATGATCTCTTCGACGATCGCATCGTTGCCGGGGTGCACGCGTCGCCCACCGTCGACGACGTCGAACGACTGGAGGCAGCCGCGAACGCAGCCGACGCCAGGCCGATCGTCCTCCTGACGGAGGGGTCTGTCTCCGATCGCGTCGCCGAGACGCTCACCACCACCGGTGTGACGATCGTCCGTGCCACCGACGATGGACTGTTCAGAGAACGTGACATCCACGCGGGGGCGAGCGAGCCGAACGGACTACTCGACTGGGTCGGATCCCGGGTTCCGTCGGTCGTTGCAGACCGGTAAATGAGGCCACGCGCCTTGGCGCTCGCGCCAACGAGGAGGTTATCCGTCCGACCGTCGTTTCGGTGCGATGGCCGTCTGACGGCTCCGTTCAGCCCAGAAGATGAAGCCGGCCCCGACGACGGCGAACGGGACGATGACGACGATACCGAAGTCGCCGCCAAAGGTCTCGGCGGCCGCGAATCCGCCCATGATAATGCTGAGTCCGATGACCATCCCGGTCAGGAACTTTCCGGCACGAAGGATCGACGTGAGTATCCCCATGGCGTGACCGTACCATCTGTTTTCATAAATATCTGGAGTGACTCTGTCACCGGCTGAGAGTGGACATCCCACGTCGCCTCAAGTGGGGCGACTGACGGTCGTTCTCACTCTGTCGGGACGCCACAAACGTTGATGATACCGGTTGAGGACACAGACTGTTGTGGAGGTGAGACAATGATCGAGAGCATCATATCGTGGCTCACACTGATGGGGTACGGGTTCGTCGTCGGATTCGTGTTGGCGGTCGTCGTGGTACTCCTGCGCCGATGAGACCGACGGAGACGAGTGCCGTGTCGAACGGCGTCGGCGCCGTGTAGTGAAGTTGAAGTGAGTGGCCACTCAGGTACCGACTGATACGAATGAGCAACGAGCAGACGGTCACCGCCTCGTCGATGGAACAGGCCGAGGGTCTAGACGCGTCCCTTCGCGAGACAATCGAAGAATTGGACTGCGTTGCCGGCACGCTACACCTCGCAGCCGACGGTGTGTTAGAACTCGTCGCACACGAGGGTATTCCCGAGCCCGTGCTCGAGAAGATCAGGAAGATCCCGATCGGCAAGGGGATGGCCGGACTGGCGGCCGAGCGAAAAGAGCCAGTTCAGGTGTGTAACCTTCAGACGGACGACTCCGGAGTCGCCGAGTCCGGGGCGCGGGATACGGGAATGGAGGGCTCGATCGCCGCACCGATCCTCGGCCCCGATGGGGAGCTCAAGGGCGTTATCGGCGTTGCCAAACCCGATTCGTACGAGTTCTCACCAGCAGAACGCGAGCGGTTGCTCGCGGCAGCTCGAGAGATCGTTCCGCGGCTCTAAGCGGTTGACATCCTCCCCACGGTAACGCGCGAAGATTCCCCGAAAGGGATGTTCAGGTTGCGCGTTTCCTCGGTTCTCAAGTACGCTTTCGCGTGGAATGTCGAAGATCGCCACCGAGTTGTGACCAACGGAATTGTGGAGAAGGTCGCACACAGTGGCGCCGCAGTGACCACTGTCCGAGACTCAGTAGAGCTGTTGATAGTGGTGTTAAAAGAGACGGAGAGGAGATATTAATAATAGCATTAAAATTACACCGAAGCTATTAAATTCACCTCAGTAGTTAGTAACTGTGTGGCGATGATTAGAGAGCAGACACGGAGTTCGAATCGAGGACGAAGAGAGAAGACACAGCAGTGCGACGGCGACTGGGTGCAGCCATCAGCTATCGGTCAGTCGGTGGAGACCCGTCGATGAACGAGCGACCATTCGATCGACGGCAGGTGCTGAAGACGACGGCCGTTGGCCTCACCGGGGCGACGATGCTCGGATCGTCGGCCGGGGCACAGAACGGGTCCGATGACGCTCTCGAACCGGGAGATGAGATCTGGTCGTTCGAGACCGATTTCGGTATTACGCGATCGGTGCCGACAGTCGTCGACGGGACCGTCTACATCGGCGGTCGGGACGGCGTCGTCTACGCGATCAACGCCGAGGAAGGCACCGAGCAGTGGACGTTCCAGACCGAGGGAGTCATCCTCGCGTCACCGACGGTGTCGGCCGACGGGACGATCTACATCGGGAGCAACGACGGCCACGTGTACGCGATAGACGCCGCAACCGGCGACGAGGAGTGGTCCTACGAAACCGATACGGAGGCCGAAGATAATCACGTCTGGTCCTCGCCGACGGTGTCTCAAGGAACCGTCTACGTCGGTGGTAAAGACTTCAACATCTACGCACTGGACGCGACAACCGGCGAGGAAGAGTGGGTCTTCACCGATCCCGACGACTGGATCGTCTCCGCGCCGACGGTCGTCGACGACACCGTCTACGTAGGAAGCGGTTCCTTCTTCAACGAAGCCCAGGCGACGGTCTACGCCCTGGACACCGCGGACGGCAGCGAACGGTGGAGTTTCGAGGGTGGGGACTACATCGCCTCCTCACCGACTGTCTACAACGGAACCGTGTACGTAGGCGACGCCGACAGCGTGGTCGCCGAGGAGGATGCTGAAGCCGCGCTCACGGCAGCAGCCCCAGCAGCGGGGGCGGCCACAACGAGGGGAATCGACGTGGCAGACGGAACCGATCTGCGTGCGAGTGGTCCGACTCCCCACGTCAGTGTCGCCGAGGAGGACGACGGTCCCCAAGAGGACCCAATCGGAAACGTCTATGCGATCGACGCCGAGGACGGCACCGAGCAGTGGTCCGTCCAGACCGACGACGTGATCCGCTCGTCGCCGACGGCGGCCGATGGCACCGTCTTCATCGGGAGTCGAGACACCAACCTGTACGCCTTCGACGCCGAGACGGGCGACGAGCAGTGGCGCTACGGGACCGGTGAGGGGATCGAGTCGTCGCCAACGGTAGCCGACGACGTCGTGTTCGTCGGAAGCTACGACGGCCACGTTCACGCAATCGATCTCGATGACGGCAGCGAACTGTGGCAGTTCGCGACCGAGGAGGGCTTCGTCCGTTCCTCACCGACGGTCGTCGATGGCACGCTATACGTCGGGTCCGACGCCGGTCACGGGGGCGAGGACGTCAACGTATACGCCATAGACGCCGGAGTCGAGGGATCGAGTCGAGGCTCACGCGTCTCGCTGGGCACGCTTGGCCACCACGACGAGTGGGCTGCAGAGACCATCGAGGGGCCAGAGGCGGTGTTCACCGTCGATTCCGAAGAGCCCGAGACCGGCGAAGAGATCACCTTCGACGCCGGCCCGTCCGTGGGCGACATCGACGCTTACGAGTGGGTTTCCCTCGACGACGAAACGGTCTCCGCAAGCGACGAAACGATCTCCCACGCATTCGACGAACCTGGCGAGTACGAGGTGTCACTGTCGGTCAGTATCGGCACTGCGACGGACACGACGACCGAGACGGTCACGGTCAGTGAGCCGGAAGACGATCACAGTGATGACGGCCACGATGATGATGGTCACGATCACAGTGACGACGGCCACGGCGACGATGACCACGATCACAGTGATGACGGCCACGGCGACGATGGTCACGACGACGGTGCAGACGATGATGGCGGAGACAGCGTTCCCGGATTCGGCATCGGAAGCGCACTCGCCGGAATCGGTGGTGCAGGCTACGTCCTGCGAAAACGGCTGTCGGGAGGTGAGAGCCCAGAGCAGTAGCCCGCCTCGATAAAAACGAATACGTCGCTCGTGCCTCTTTTTGTGGATCGTCAATGGGAGCGAATCAGTGACGACAGCATCGGGTTAGTGGGTGCCAGAGTAGTTGAGACTCCCGAGTTACTCAACGTCGGTGCCCTCGACTGGGTAGCCGCGGTCCACCCACTCCTGGAGTCCCTCTTTCAGCGCGTAGACGTCGGTGTATCCGTCCTCGATGAGGTCGGCTGCGCGGTTGCCGGCGAGCGTGTGTGGACAGACACAGTAGGTGACAATGCGGGCATCGTTCGCGACGTCTTCGAGCGGGTCGTCGACGTCTACTCCCTCCGGTGCCGGGCTCAGGAGGGCGCCAGGAATGCGAAGTTCCTCGTAGGCGTCCTCCGATCGAGTGTCGACCACCACCAGTTCCTCATCGTCTTCGTACCACTGGAAGACGTCCTCGGTCGGCGCCAGCGGTACCTCGGTTCCCCAAACCGAGTAGGTTTCGTAGCCGTTCTCGTCGGTGTCGCCGGTCTCATCGCCGTCAGACTCGTCGATTCCCTCGGGGTACTCATCGGGGTGTTCGATCTCGATATCGGGGTTGTCGCCAACCCCCAGAACGATCTGTCCCTCGTCGGGGGCGACGACCACGTACGTATCCAGTACCTCGCAGGTATCGTCGTCGACGACGTCGCGCTCGAGTTCCGTCCCGACGACGGTGTGGACGACGCCTTCGGCGACGTAGAAGACGAACGCACCGTTGTGGGCGTGTGCCTCGGCGTCGAAGGTAACGTAGCCGTAGTCGTCTTCGTGGGTTACGTCCCAGATAACGTGGGTATCGGCGACTGTTGGGGCGTCCGCGGCAGCCCCAGCGGCTGCGAGCGGCGTCCGGTCGTCGAACGTCGCGTGACTACAGGCGTGGATGTGACCCACGCTCGATTCGGCGAGTAACTCGACGGACAACGCGTCGGAGTCTTCGTTCGAGCCGCCGGTCGATTCTGGGTCGTCGGAACCAGAGCTGCCAGATTCGGGGTTGTCAGTCCCTGAATCGTCCGTTTCGTCGTCGGAATCCGGGCCGTCGTCGCCCGAGTTGGGCTCGTCACTACTCGATCCGCCACTAACACAACCAGCAACTACGCTTGCAATCGACGTACCGCCGATGACTCGGAGGATGTCTCGTCGGGAGGTATCCATACTAACAAAGAATTGCTAGTTGCGTATAATTGTTATTATCTCAGTTCGTAATAATAACAACATAGTGTTGTTTTCCAGAGAGAACACCCGGTGTGAAGAGAACTCGACATCTCGGCCCGCTATCGAGACGGATCAGTCCGTCGTCTGGTCGCAGACGTACGAGAACAGGAACGCTGCACCAACGAACAGTCCAAGAATGCCACTGATGCCGAGAGCCGAGACACCCGAAATCGTTGGGCCAGTACCAGTAGCGGCGAGTATCGACAGGAGGGCACCAGTTGCTGCGAGTCCGCTGCCAATGCTGTGTTTCACCATATATTTCTGATGTCTTCAGTCGTGATTATATATAAATCGTGGTGTAGAACAGTAGGGTTCGATCTGTGAGGTCGTGAAGAGCGGAGCGACGAGGCCGTCGCGATCGAACCCAAAAACGACTAACCACCCGCCTGCCTCACCACGAGCATGCACGTCTCCATCGTCGGCAGCGGCTACGTCGGCACCACAGTCGCCGCCTGCCTCGCCGAACTTGGCCACGACGTCGTCAACGTCGAA encodes:
- a CDS encoding rhodanese-like domain-containing protein; translated protein: MDTSRRDILRVIGGTSIASVVAGCVSGGSSSDEPNSGDDGPDSDDETDDSGTDNPESGSSGSDDPESTGGSNEDSDALSVELLAESSVGHIHACSHATFDDRTPLAAAGAAADAPTVADTHVIWDVTHEDDYGYVTFDAEAHAHNGAFVFYVAEGVVHTVVGTELERDVVDDDTCEVLDTYVVVAPDEGQIVLGVGDNPDIEIEHPDEYPEGIDESDGDETGDTDENGYETYSVWGTEVPLAPTEDVFQWYEDDEELVVVDTRSEDAYEELRIPGALLSPAPEGVDVDDPLEDVANDARIVTYCVCPHTLAGNRAADLIEDGYTDVYALKEGLQEWVDRGYPVEGTDVE
- a CDS encoding PQQ-binding-like beta-propeller repeat protein; the encoded protein is MNERPFDRRQVLKTTAVGLTGATMLGSSAGAQNGSDDALEPGDEIWSFETDFGITRSVPTVVDGTVYIGGRDGVVYAINAEEGTEQWTFQTEGVILASPTVSADGTIYIGSNDGHVYAIDAATGDEEWSYETDTEAEDNHVWSSPTVSQGTVYVGGKDFNIYALDATTGEEEWVFTDPDDWIVSAPTVVDDTVYVGSGSFFNEAQATVYALDTADGSERWSFEGGDYIASSPTVYNGTVYVGDADSVVAEEDAEAALTAAAPAAGAATTRGIDVADGTDLRASGPTPHVSVAEEDDGPQEDPIGNVYAIDAEDGTEQWSVQTDDVIRSSPTAADGTVFIGSRDTNLYAFDAETGDEQWRYGTGEGIESSPTVADDVVFVGSYDGHVHAIDLDDGSELWQFATEEGFVRSSPTVVDGTLYVGSDAGHGGEDVNVYAIDAGVEGSSRGSRVSLGTLGHHDEWAAETIEGPEAVFTVDSEEPETGEEITFDAGPSVGDIDAYEWVSLDDETVSASDETISHAFDEPGEYEVSLSVSIGTATDTTTETVTVSEPEDDHSDDGHDDDGHDHSDDGHGDDDHDHSDDGHGDDGHDDGADDDGGDSVPGFGIGSALAGIGGAGYVLRKRLSGGESPEQ
- a CDS encoding GAF domain-containing protein is translated as MSNEQTVTASSMEQAEGLDASLRETIEELDCVAGTLHLAADGVLELVAHEGIPEPVLEKIRKIPIGKGMAGLAAERKEPVQVCNLQTDDSGVAESGARDTGMEGSIAAPILGPDGELKGVIGVAKPDSYEFSPAERERLLAAAREIVPRL